Within Amedibacterium intestinale, the genomic segment GAAGATCATGCAGCACTTTGCATATATCACCATTAATACAAATAGATTGTTTTTCTATTTCTTTCGGATAGATTATTTCTTCTAAGTTTACGCACGCATATACTGCTTTTTTATTTTGTGCTGTCATTTTCCAAAACGGATATTTAATAATAACAGGAGTATTGCCACCTACACCAAGTTCAAGATATAAAATGTGCATATTCTGATATTTACGTATAAAATCCTTGTAGCGCTGGCTTGCCTCATACCAGCCATGATCCTGTACAAAAGAATCATCACATCGCAGGTTCATCGTCATCGGTGCACCACAGATGGGACAATAAGGTATAAGCTTGGATGGAATTTTCATATTGTGTTGTTTCGCAATCATTTTTCGAACAGTTTCTTCATTATCGTAGGTCTTTTGATGACAGGCCTTGGCACATTGCCAAAGTCCATAATCCCCTTGTGTGTAAAACAAGCGCTTTTTATCAAAACCATTGATTTGAAACATATGGTCTACATTTGTTGTGATAACAAAGAAATCCTTCGTTTGTAAAAGCTTGCGCAGTGTTTGATAGACTTCATTTTGCGGCTGGTCATAGCGATTACAGTAAATTTGTCTTGACCACCATGCCCAGTATTCTTCAAGCGTTTCAAATGGATAAAAGCCACCTGTATACATATCTGTTATTCCATATTTTCTTTTAAAATCTGAAAAGTAGCGATCAAAACGCTCTTTATCATAAGTATAGCCTGCCGAAGTGGAAAGTCCTGCTCCTGCACCAACCAAAACTGCATCCGCATTTTTGATTTCCTGTTTAAGTCTTTTTATGCTATCTGAGTAGTTTTTGGTAGATGTTGTCATCTGTATCTTTGAAAACATTGAATATCACCTTCATTTTACTGTTTGTCTGTTTGAGATAGTCTCGAACAGTCTGCACCGCAATGTTTGCCGCCTTATCATTTGGAAAATGAAATTCACCCGTTGAAATACAGCAGAAAGCAATGCTTTTTATTCCGCTTTTTTCTGCAAGTTCTAAACAGGAGCGATAACAGGAAGCAAGCAATTCACAATCAGACTTTAAAAGATGTCCCTGCACAATTGGACCAACAGTGTGCAGTACATATTTGCTTGGCAAATTAAAAGCAGGTGTAATTTTCGCTTTCCCTATCGGCTCAAGAAAACCTTGCTGCTTCATAAGTTCATTGCAGGCAAAACGAAGCTGAACGCCTGCAAAGGTATGAATAGCATTATCAATGCACCCATGACAAGGACAGAAGCAGCCAAGCATTTGACTGTTTGCTGCATTCACAATAGCATCACATCTCAGCGTAGTAATATCACCCTTCCAAAGATATAGCCCTTCCGCATTAGGGGTAAGGCTGCTTATATCTGTAATGCCTTTTTCGTAAAGTACCTCTTGCAAATATTCATCCTGCACACTTAAAAATTGTGCTGTTGCCTCTTTAGGCTTACGAACATTAAACAAAGAGCGAAGAAGCTGTTTTTGCTTTGCTGCTGTTTTCGGTATTTCCATATCTTCGTATTGCGGCTGCTCGGCAAGTAAACTCTTTATCAGATAAATTCGTTTTTCTTCGTGTGTCATATACTACCTCCCTGGTGTGAAAGAGTGATATACACCACTATATTCACAGTCTTTCAAAGATTCATCAGATAAAAAGCAGGTATGTCGTTTATTATTTACCAAGTGCTTTACAAAATCCGTTTTCGGATTGCGCAAAAGTTCGTTTGGCTCATCATACTGCTGTATCTGTCCTTTATCCATAACAAGCACCTTTGTGCCAAGTTTTAGTGCTTCTGCAATATCGTGGGTCACAAACAGAATGGTAATCCCTGTTTTTTGATGGATTTGTTTTAATTCGTTTTGCAATTGTTCACGAGTAATTTCATCCACCGCACCGAAAGGCTCATCCATCAAAAGAATATCTGGAGATGCCGCCAGTGCTCTAGCTATGCCAACTCTTTGCTGCTGTCCACCGGATAGTTCCGATGGATAACGATTTTTTAATTCTTCCTCAAGACCAACGATCTTCATCCATTTAGAAACAGCATGATTTGTCTTTTCCTTGTTTTTCTTATTGATGAGATTTGGAACATACGATATATTTTGTTCTACACTTAAATGCGGAAACAAAACACTTCCCTGAATGGCATATCCGATATTGCGACGAAGCTTTGTTAAGTTTTTATTTTTGATATTTTCGCCATCTACAAAAATATCTCCGCTTGTTGGCTCTATAAGTCCGTTTATCATTTTCAAGGCGGTGGTTTTTCCACAACCTGAAGAACCGATTATCGTTACAAATTCACCCTTTGCAACAGAAAGGTTAAATCCATCAAGAACAATCTTATTTCCGTATGCTTTTTTGATATTCTTAAATACAACCGCTGTATTCATTTTTTTCTCACCTCATTTCAATAAACCTTCATTTTTTAAAAACGATCTGGCAACTTCTCTTGGTTCTTTTCCTTCGTTTTCTACAGCATAGTTCATTTGTGCCATATCTTCATCAGAAATAACATTGGTCAGCTTGTTAAATACTTCCATCAGTTCAGGATGCTTTTCTAAGACTTCACAGCGAATAACATTGCCGCATAAATAGGAAGGGAAGAAATTCTTATCATCTTCTAAAACAGTAACATCAGAAACACTTAACTGTCCATCCGTAGTAAAGATGACCATTACATCAATTTTTCCCTGATGAATAGCTTGATATTTCAACCCTATATCCATATCCATCGTCTTTTTAAATGTAAAGCCATATGTTTCACAAAGCGCATCATATCCATCCTCTCGCTCAAAAAAGTCATATTCTGCACCGAATATAAGCTGGCTGGATACAGCTTTTAGATCTGAATAGGTTTTGATGTTGTATTTTTGTGCAATTTCACGACGCACAGCCAAAGCGTAAGTGTTATTGAAACCATACATACCAACCCACTGCATTTGAAGCGAATTTTTATATTCATTTTGCATTGTTTCAAATAAATCTTCGCTATATACACCCTCTTTTTTGAGTACCATATTCCAGCCTGTTCCCGTATATTCACTATAGATATCAAATTCGCCACTTTCCATTGCAGGCTGAATATTGGATGTACCACCTCCAACACCTTGCGTCAGTTCCACATTCAAATCCGTATCCTGTTCGATAAGTAAATCTAACATCTCCCCTAACACATACTGCTCGCTCATCGGCTTTGTTGCGATATGCAGGGTATCCTTCTTATTGAAAGAAACTAAGGCAGCGATGATAACGCACAGGCATAGCAAGAGTGTACTAATTCCCATTATATGATTTACTTTTTTTGCTTTTCTGCTGCGTTTATTTAACCGTTTTTCAAGAAAACCAAGAAGAAGATCCATTGCCAGTGCAAGAAGTGCAATAAGCAGACTGCCGATCATCGTCATTGCAGCATTGTTTGTTGTGATTCCTCTGTAAACTGCAATACCCAAGCCTCCTGCACCAATAAACGAAGCAATACCTGCAAGTGCAATCGTCATCGTTACCATATTGCGAATTCCTGATAAAATAACCGGCATAGCAAGTGGCAGTTTAATTTTGAAAAGGACTTGCAACCTGGTACTGCCCATACCTTTTGCCGCCTCTAAAATAGCAGGATCAACATTTGCTATTCCTGTGTAAGTATTTCTTACCATCGGCAACAATGCATACACCGTCAAAGCAATGACTGCCGTAGCATTTCCTATCCCCGAAAAAGGAATCAAAAAACCAAGCATAGAAATAGAAGGGATAGTATATAGAAAGTTGATAACACCTAAGGTCGGCTTTGCTGTTTTTCGAAATTCACTAATAAAAATTCCAACGATGCCACCGAATAAAACTGCAATCACAATGGCAAGCAAAGAAATCTCTAAATGCTCCCATAACAAATTTAAAAAGAAGTCTTTTCTTTCCATAAAGATTGCCCACATATTTTGTAACATTGCTTACTTCCCTCTTTTAATGATTGCATTGACAGGACATTCTTCCGCACATAATCCACAATGCAGACAATGCTTTTGATTTATTTTACAATCAATTATGCACTTCTGTGGACAGATACGCTCACATTTCCCGCAATGAATACAGCTATCGGTTATCAAAAATCCTGCTTCTTTTGCCATAGTGTTTCCAAGCGTAAAACTTTCTCTGACAATCGGTTCTTTTCCCAGGTCAAAGAATTCAACATATCCTTTTTCAATACAGAAAGCTTCTAGTACATAGCGGCTTTCATCAGGATAAACAGCATTCATTGATGGATTTTCTTCAAAAATTCTGTCTATCCACTTTCTGTTTTCTTCAAGTTTTTTCGCCTTTCCATTTAGCCTCACCATTTGAAACTCTTTGTTCATTCCTGTAATGGCAACCTGACCATTTGTGATGATCTGGTGATAAAAATCCTTTCCTCTTGCGGTACAAAAATATAGTTTTTCATTTTCAACGATCATTACATCAATAATACGAATTTGAGGAAATCCATTTTCATCAACTGTAGCAAAAGCAACATCCTTTATTTCCCTCAATATATCCAGACATCTTTGCACATTCATATATGCTCCTCCTTCTAACATCAGCTTATGGGACTTGAAATTTCCCTATGCGATATTATAATATTTCTGTAAGGACTTATTGTAAAGTAAGCACTTTATTGTAAGGTAGTTACCAAAAAGAAACTATTGGACGATTGCTGATGTTTGGAGGTATGCATATGGATATCAATTTACCTGCTTGTCCTGTTGAAACGACTCTTATGTTAATAGGCGATAAATGGAAAGTATTGATACTGCGAGATTTAATGCCGGGTACAAAGCGTTTTGGAGAACTCAAAAAATCAATCGGATCTGTATCACAAAAGGTATTAACTGCCCAACTTCGTGATATGGAGAAAAAAGGGCTTGTAAGTCGTAAAGTTTATGCAGAAGTTCCACCAAGAGTTGAATACAGTCTTACTGAAACAGGAAAAAGTTTAAAGCCAATCCTAGATGCTATGGGAAATTGGGGTGAAGAATACAAAAAGAACAATACATGAAAAAGTGGCGCTACTTAAAAACAGTAGTACCACTTTTTTCAAATAGAGAATACAGAAAGAATCTTTGTTTTTTGAATATTCGACTTATCTTTCCTTTATAATATTTTTACTGGAAACATAAGTGATGATAAAATAACCTCCATAAATGATCACTAAAAAGATTACCGTTAAAGTGACAGAATTTAACATTTGTTCACTTCCCATCGCCAATAATATCTGGTTACAAAACAGAATCCCAAATATTGAATGAATTAACGCAAGCACCAGTGGAAACAGGAAGAAAATAGCAATCTGTCGAAACAAAGATTTATTCATCATGCGCTCATCTGCCCCAAGTTTTCGAATCATGTTATACCGTTCTTTATTATCTGTAGATTCGGATAATTCTTTTAACGCCAGTATAGCAGCACTGGAAATCAAGAAAATAATACCTAAATATAAACCAATAAAAGTAACCATGGCGCCAAGTCCAACACTTGCTTCATAAATGGAAAGTTTTGTTGTTATATCTAAAATTGTGTTTTCAGCGTATGGTTTGCTGCTTAATCCAAGCAACGTTTGTTCTATATCCTTTTTTGCATCTTTTGAGGTTGCGTTATAATTTGCCACCAGTACATTTTCTTCAATCATAGTATCCTTCACTGCCTGATCCGGTACAACAAATACTCCCATATTGACATGACTTGCATTCATATACAGAAATCCATTTTTACATTCTTTATATTTTGGATGATACGTCTTTCCAGACAAGTGAATTGGTGTATCCATTTTTAATCCATCATTTCGAATACTTACCCACTGATCAAAATCTGCAACAACA encodes:
- a CDS encoding 4Fe-4S binding protein codes for the protein MNVQRCLDILREIKDVAFATVDENGFPQIRIIDVMIVENEKLYFCTARGKDFYHQIITNGQVAITGMNKEFQMVRLNGKAKKLEENRKWIDRIFEENPSMNAVYPDESRYVLEAFCIEKGYVEFFDLGKEPIVRESFTLGNTMAKEAGFLITDSCIHCGKCERICPQKCIIDCKINQKHCLHCGLCAEECPVNAIIKRGK
- a CDS encoding ABC transporter permease/substrate-binding protein, producing MLQNMWAIFMERKDFFLNLLWEHLEISLLAIVIAVLFGGIVGIFISEFRKTAKPTLGVINFLYTIPSISMLGFLIPFSGIGNATAVIALTVYALLPMVRNTYTGIANVDPAILEAAKGMGSTRLQVLFKIKLPLAMPVILSGIRNMVTMTIALAGIASFIGAGGLGIAVYRGITTNNAAMTMIGSLLIALLALAMDLLLGFLEKRLNKRSRKAKKVNHIMGISTLLLCLCVIIAALVSFNKKDTLHIATKPMSEQYVLGEMLDLLIEQDTDLNVELTQGVGGGTSNIQPAMESGEFDIYSEYTGTGWNMVLKKEGVYSEDLFETMQNEYKNSLQMQWVGMYGFNNTYALAVRREIAQKYNIKTYSDLKAVSSQLIFGAEYDFFEREDGYDALCETYGFTFKKTMDMDIGLKYQAIHQGKIDVMVIFTTDGQLSVSDVTVLEDDKNFFPSYLCGNVIRCEVLEKHPELMEVFNKLTNVISDEDMAQMNYAVENEGKEPREVARSFLKNEGLLK
- a CDS encoding ABC transporter ATP-binding protein, coding for MNTAVVFKNIKKAYGNKIVLDGFNLSVAKGEFVTIIGSSGCGKTTALKMINGLIEPTSGDIFVDGENIKNKNLTKLRRNIGYAIQGSVLFPHLSVEQNISYVPNLINKKNKEKTNHAVSKWMKIVGLEEELKNRYPSELSGGQQQRVGIARALAASPDILLMDEPFGAVDEITREQLQNELKQIHQKTGITILFVTHDIAEALKLGTKVLVMDKGQIQQYDEPNELLRNPKTDFVKHLVNNKRHTCFLSDESLKDCEYSGVYHSFTPGR
- a CDS encoding winged helix-turn-helix transcriptional regulator; translation: MDINLPACPVETTLMLIGDKWKVLILRDLMPGTKRFGELKKSIGSVSQKVLTAQLRDMEKKGLVSRKVYAEVPPRVEYSLTETGKSLKPILDAMGNWGEEYKKNNT
- a CDS encoding protein-ADP-ribose hydrolase, encoding MTHEEKRIYLIKSLLAEQPQYEDMEIPKTAAKQKQLLRSLFNVRKPKEATAQFLSVQDEYLQEVLYEKGITDISSLTPNAEGLYLWKGDITTLRCDAIVNAANSQMLGCFCPCHGCIDNAIHTFAGVQLRFACNELMKQQGFLEPIGKAKITPAFNLPSKYVLHTVGPIVQGHLLKSDCELLASCYRSCLELAEKSGIKSIAFCCISTGEFHFPNDKAANIAVQTVRDYLKQTNSKMKVIFNVFKDTDDNIYQKLLR
- a CDS encoding SIR2 family NAD-dependent protein deacylase; the protein is MFSKIQMTTSTKNYSDSIKRLKQEIKNADAVLVGAGAGLSTSAGYTYDKERFDRYFSDFKRKYGITDMYTGGFYPFETLEEYWAWWSRQIYCNRYDQPQNEVYQTLRKLLQTKDFFVITTNVDHMFQINGFDKKRLFYTQGDYGLWQCAKACHQKTYDNEETVRKMIAKQHNMKIPSKLIPYCPICGAPMTMNLRCDDSFVQDHGWYEASQRYKDFIRKYQNMHILYLELGVGGNTPVIIKYPFWKMTAQNKKAVYACVNLEEIIYPKEIEKQSICINGDICKVLHDLHN